In Rosa chinensis cultivar Old Blush chromosome 1, RchiOBHm-V2, whole genome shotgun sequence, a genomic segment contains:
- the LOC112197545 gene encoding uncharacterized protein LOC112197545, translated as MSLGIIILQRTGYNYKSDSGSSDSLDSLFGNKDASSALEVSSMIQPKEADYPFCCLSVEDAPINDLVDFIIASQISVKLENEHNCHIYRSCVKIKVGQFQRGIVLGINKLRRPSTSTLLVFFSTEYPESIQLVTEHVAANNKAFDMSYLQNSILFAAFNFFARNSPDNCIYLQVFNMNLSAPFICEFFKDVQEKASFAVSI; from the exons ATGTCATTGGGTATAATAATTTTGCAAAGAACGGGGTATAATTat AAATCAGATTCTGGGTCATCAGATTCTCTGGATAGCTTATTTGGCAACAAAGATGCAAGCAGTGCTCTGGAAGTTTCTAGTATGATTCAACCAAAAGAG GCTGATTACCCATTTTGTTGCCTATCAGTTGAAGATGCTCCAATCAATGACTTGGTAGATTTTATCATTGCTTCTCAGATATCTGTGAAACTTGAGAATGAGCACAACTGCCATATCTATAG GTCTTGTGTGAAAATTAAAGTCGGACAATTTCAGAGGGGAATCGTACTTGGTATTAATAAA TTGAGAAGGCCAAGTACATCTACGTTGCTGGTTTTTTTCTCAACTGAATATCCAGAATCCATTCAGCTTGTTACTGAACATGTAGCTGCAAATAACAAGGCATTTGACATGTCATACCTTCAAAATTCCATCTTATTTGCTGCTTTCAATTTCTTTGCAAGAAATAGCCCTGACAATTGTATTTATCTGCAGGTTTTCAACATGAACCTTTCTGCCCcatttatttgtgaatttttcAAGGATGTCCAGGAGAAAGCTAGCTTTGCCGTAAGCATTTAG